A genomic region of Hugenholtzia roseola DSM 9546 contains the following coding sequences:
- a CDS encoding gliding motility-associated C-terminal domain-containing protein → MTPLHAFLKPTYLACYPLWQSWISGCLLLFLTLLPFQVQATHIRAGDLTAERISEAGLTYRFTATIYRDVGGVDADPEIEFKFGDLATQMVPLASRQNIGNATERLTYITTFTFPGAGQYDVGVFIRNRNENVRNIPNSVNVPFYIESTFLINPFLGLNRSPILLVPPVDLATKDQLYIHNPGAYDPDGDSLAFRFVLPKRNKNQPVDGFRPLDDPIFGGASTDGGVVTATLNAFNGDLIWDTPAQTGQYNVAFIVEEWRDGILIGQVNRDMQIIVRDNPNKPPKLQIPRDTCVVAETFLEDRIIGTDPDGDRVSLTAYSALFAEANLISVPPRNYAEFEVLGLQPPNGREEADFRWQTVCEDVRLQPYFVTFKAEDNPPRTVDRLADLQTWGITVVGPAPDTLYGDLDIVNSAIRLFWFNYQCPNASQMTVWRREGSFDFVPDNCETGLPAYTGYRQIDAVDINQTTYYDDNGGRGLEKGKTYCYRIFAIFPLPGGGESYVSEEFCLTIPTNAPYLTNVSIEDTDTAEGEILVRWATPRDIDTTVFKRPYTYTLSRAEGFTGGQNWAAVGGLFNENDTTFIDTNLNTTDQVYNYRVTLFAEGAVVDSSASASSVRLSLNSTESSINLSWQAEVPWTNSISRFPFHYIYRAERDAAGNLSPLVLYDSVNVSEGGFSYRDEGRNQNPLLPKTDYCYYVMTQGSYDRPDIFEPLQNKSQLICGQLLDLEPPCNPSAFTVLEVLDCSTIDFTDSRFCTDSLYQNRLTWQAFADPACDPDIIGYRLYFARYETDSLTLLLQTPDTFALHEQVRSLAGCYAVSAVDAAGNESPLSNRICLDNCPNYALPNVFTPNGDGINDTFRPFDCPAFVRKVEFVVYNRWGRKVYESQDDIFLNWDGKALTGKPLPDGLYYYEAKVSFNRLAPDAEIVTQKGWVQILSQESEKGF, encoded by the coding sequence ATGACTCCTTTACACGCTTTTTTGAAGCCTACATATCTTGCTTGCTATCCGCTTTGGCAAAGTTGGATAAGTGGCTGTCTTTTACTTTTCCTGACGCTGCTGCCTTTTCAGGTGCAGGCGACACACATACGCGCAGGCGACCTAACGGCAGAGCGCATCTCGGAAGCAGGGCTTACCTATCGCTTTACCGCAACCATCTACCGCGACGTAGGAGGCGTAGATGCAGACCCCGAAATTGAATTTAAGTTTGGCGATTTGGCTACCCAAATGGTGCCTTTGGCTTCGCGCCAAAATATTGGAAATGCGACAGAAAGGCTTACTTATATCACTACCTTCACCTTTCCCGGGGCAGGGCAGTATGATGTAGGCGTTTTTATCCGAAATAGAAACGAAAATGTGCGCAACATTCCCAACTCGGTCAATGTGCCGTTTTATATCGAATCGACGTTTCTTATCAATCCTTTTTTGGGTCTGAATCGCTCGCCTATTCTCTTAGTTCCCCCTGTGGATTTGGCTACCAAAGACCAGCTTTATATTCACAACCCCGGTGCTTACGACCCTGACGGTGATAGCCTTGCCTTTCGTTTTGTCTTGCCCAAACGCAACAAAAATCAGCCCGTAGATGGTTTCAGACCCTTAGATGACCCTATTTTTGGCGGCGCAAGTACAGATGGCGGTGTCGTTACGGCGACGCTAAATGCTTTCAACGGCGATTTGATTTGGGACACGCCTGCACAGACAGGGCAGTACAATGTCGCCTTTATTGTAGAGGAGTGGCGTGATGGTATTTTGATTGGGCAGGTCAATCGCGACATGCAAATTATCGTCCGCGACAATCCTAATAAGCCGCCCAAACTGCAAATTCCGCGCGATACCTGTGTCGTAGCCGAAACTTTTTTGGAAGACCGTATTATCGGTACAGACCCCGACGGCGATAGAGTGAGTCTAACGGCTTATAGTGCGCTTTTTGCCGAAGCGAATCTTATCAGCGTGCCACCGCGCAATTATGCAGAATTTGAGGTTTTGGGTTTGCAGCCGCCCAACGGACGCGAAGAAGCCGATTTTCGTTGGCAGACCGTCTGTGAAGATGTGCGCCTACAACCCTATTTCGTAACCTTCAAAGCCGAAGACAATCCGCCTCGCACTGTGGATAGGTTAGCCGATTTGCAGACTTGGGGAATTACTGTGGTCGGTCCTGCGCCTGATACCCTTTATGGCGATTTGGATATTGTCAATTCCGCCATTCGCTTATTTTGGTTCAATTATCAATGTCCTAATGCAAGCCAAATGACGGTCTGGCGCAGGGAAGGTTCGTTTGATTTTGTGCCTGATAATTGCGAAACGGGCTTGCCTGCCTATACGGGTTATCGTCAGATTGATGCCGTAGATATCAACCAAACTACTTATTACGACGACAACGGCGGCAGAGGCTTGGAAAAAGGCAAGACCTACTGTTACCGCATCTTTGCCATTTTTCCTTTACCGGGGGGAGGCGAAAGTTATGTTTCGGAAGAGTTTTGCCTTACCATTCCTACCAATGCGCCCTATTTGACCAATGTTAGTATAGAGGATACGGATACGGCGGAGGGTGAAATTCTTGTCCGTTGGGCTACGCCACGCGATATCGACACTACCGTCTTCAAACGCCCTTATACCTACACCCTTTCGCGTGCAGAAGGCTTTACAGGAGGGCAAAATTGGGCTGCCGTAGGGGGACTTTTCAATGAAAATGATACCACTTTTATCGATACGAACCTAAATACGACAGACCAAGTCTATAACTACCGCGTTACCCTTTTTGCAGAAGGAGCTGTTGTAGATTCTTCGGCTTCGGCATCTTCGGTGCGCCTTTCGCTCAATTCTACCGAAAGTAGTATCAATCTTTCTTGGCAGGCAGAAGTGCCTTGGACAAACTCTATTTCGCGCTTTCCCTTTCACTACATTTATCGGGCAGAGCGTGATGCGGCGGGCAATTTAAGTCCTTTGGTCTTGTATGATAGCGTCAATGTGTCAGAAGGGGGCTTTTCCTATCGCGATGAAGGGCGCAATCAAAATCCGCTTTTGCCCAAAACGGATTACTGTTATTACGTCATGACGCAGGGCAGTTATGACCGCCCCGATATTTTTGAGCCGCTACAAAACAAGTCGCAACTCATTTGTGGGCAGTTATTAGATTTAGAGCCACCTTGCAACCCTTCGGCTTTTACGGTCTTAGAGGTTTTGGATTGTAGTACGATAGATTTCACCGATAGCCGTTTTTGTACTGATAGTTTGTATCAAAATCGCCTAACTTGGCAAGCCTTTGCCGACCCTGCTTGCGACCCTGATATTATCGGCTATCGCCTTTATTTTGCGCGTTATGAAACCGATTCGCTTACGCTTCTGCTGCAAACGCCTGATACCTTTGCCCTTCATGAACAGGTGCGCTCGTTGGCAGGCTGCTATGCGGTTAGTGCAGTAGATGCGGCAGGAAATGAAAGCCCTTTGAGCAATCGCATTTGTTTGGATAATTGCCCTAACTACGCACTGCCCAACGTTTTTACGCCCAATGGCGATGGCATCAACGATACCTTCCGACCTTTCGATTGCCCTGCTTTTGTGCGCAAAGTCGAGTTTGTTGTCTATAACCGTTGGGGTAGGAAAGTCTATGAAAGTCAGGA